The Mya arenaria isolate MELC-2E11 chromosome 16, ASM2691426v1 genome includes a window with the following:
- the LOC128221572 gene encoding uncharacterized protein LOC128221572: MTFCLKPSEIFYSQDSINNVFDRNSQHRNIQIGETLDAICDGRTSVLSIPTISVVSVSGKWISADNRRLWVVKQLERLGKVETINVHIAGYIPSRKMTSNNGGVYIRVRGPPGGRWYLEPDKRIRTIPEEQMKHTLRKQSVSIPTDLRSSRKLAWSESDKETPYPKGNGNKTNQPSASSYVSPQTHSPLFETDTIESHRSGANDGQTTCTQRKNDFRFFIDRNSDSLYRGVVRQSVSARQSVLDQSITQSTRAMSQATYSHDRSAARQTPTASHSAQDHSLLRSSDISPDTDIHDTNAVRKSSTASHLAQIHSLLKLYRDIPRNTDRHDRSASKQTSTVRRTAQDHSHLRYRAISPDDNHDRSASKQTSTVCRTAQDHSHLRYRAISPDYNHDRSASKQTSTVCRTAQDHSHLRYRAISPDYNHDRSASKQTSTVCRTAQDHSHLRYRAISPDDNHDRSASKQTSTVCRTAQDHSHLRYRAMNPDNDSHDRSAVKQASSANHSVQGHSLPQLYRAMNPDNDSHDRSAVRQAATARNSAQGQTLFERYCAISTDNDSHDDRSAASQASTASHPAQDQSPRYCSRHRQQRQPFSH, translated from the exons ATGACTTTTTGTTTAAAGCcatctgaaatattttactcACAGGATTCAATTAACAATGTATTTGATAGAAATTCACAACACAGGAACATACAGATTGGTGAAACTCTGGATGCTATTTGTGATGGGAG AACCAGCGTCCTGTCGATACCTACAATTTCCGTAGTGTCAGTATCCGGAAAATGGATATCAGCGGACAACCGCCGACTGTGGGTGGTAAAACAACTAGAGCGTCTCGGGAAAGTAGAAACGATCAACGTGCATATAGCCGGGTACATACCATCGAGGAAAATGACATCAAATAACGGTGGAGTGTATATAAGAGTGAGAGGACCCCCAGGTGGGCGGTGGTATTTAGAACCCGATAAGCGAATAAGGACAATACCAGAGGAACAGATGAAACATACACTTCGTAAACAGTCAGTGAGTATACCAACTGATCTGCGAAGCAGTCGTAAATTGGCTTGGTCTGAATCAGATAAGGAGACACCTTATCCAAAGGGTAATGGGAACAAAACGAATCAACCGTCAGCTTCATCATATGTGTCTCCGCAAACACATAGTCCATTGTTTGAGACGGACACTATCGAATCACATAGGTCAGGTGCAAATGATGGTcaaacaacatgtacacaacgaaaaaatgattttagattTTTCATCGACCGAAACTCCGACAGTCTTTACAGAGGGGTTGTTAGACAATCCGTGTCAGCACGGCAATCCGTACTTGACCAATCAATTACACAGAGTACCCGCGCTATGTCCCAAGCCACCTACAGCCACGACAGAAGCGCTGCTCGACAAACACCAACTGCAAGCCATTCAGCACAGGACCATTCACTTCTACGTTCCAGCGATATCAGTCCAGACACCGACATTCACGACACAAACGCTGTCAGAAAATCATCGACAGCAAGCCATTTAGCTCAGATACATTCACTTCTAAAACTTTACCGCGATATCCCTCGAAACACCGACCGCCACGACAGAAGCGCTTCAAAACAAACATCGACAGTACGCCGTACAGCACAGGACCATTCACATCTACGTTACCGCGCTATCAGTCCAGACGACAACCACGACAGAAGCGCTTCAAAACAAACATCGACAGTATGCCGTACAGCACAGGACCATTCACATCTACGTTACCGCGCTATCAGTCCAGACTACAACCACGACAGAAGCGCTTCAAAACAAACATCGACAGTATGCCGTACAGCACAGGACCATTCACATCTACGTTACCGCGCTATCAGTCCAGACTACAACCACGACAGAAGCGCTTCAAAACAAACATCGACAGTATGCCGTACAGCACAGGACCATTCACATCTACGTTACCGCGCTATCAGTCCAGACGACAACCATGACAGAAGCGCTTCAAAACAAACATCGACAGTATGCCGTACAGCACAGGACCATTCACATCTACGTTACCGCGCTATGAATCCAGACAACGACAGCCACGACAGAAGCGCTGTTAAACAAGCATCGTCAGCAAACCATTCAGTACAGGGCCATTCACTTCCACAACTTTACCGCGCTATGAATCCAGACAACGACAGCCACGACAGAAGCGCTGTTAGACAAGCAGCGACAGCACGGAATTCAGCGCAGGGCCAAACACTTTTTGAACGGTACTGCGCCATTAGTACAGACAACGACAGCCACGACGACAGAAGCGCTGCTAGTCAAGCATCGACAGCAAGCCATCCAGCACAGGACCAATCACCGCGCTATTGTTCAAGACACCGACAGCAACGGCAGCCGTTCAGCCATTAA